From the genome of Metabacillus dongyingensis:
CGCTAAAGTCATTGCACAGCTAGTCAAAGATGGAAGATATGCCGAACCGAATATTCCACAAGGAGTTTATGCAGAACTTCGTGTGGCAAGGAAAATACGCGATCTCTTATTTGTTGACTTACAAGCTGTGCAGGGGCAAATTCAAGATCGATATTTTCCTGAATTTTTTACAGTGTATAAGGATTGGGAAGGAAAAGCAGCATTACAAATATTAAAGTTAAACGTATTACCACATGAGTTAGAGAGAGTCGAGGAACAAGAGATCCTTATTCACCTCAGAAAAGCTGTAAAGCGTGCGGTTGGACTCAGTAAAATCCAAGAACTTAAACGAGTAGCCAAAGACTCTATTGGTATTCGTGGAGGTTCAAGGATGGCTAAATTAGAGCTTCGCACTTTACTAGACAAGTATGAGTTAATAAATGAAAAGTTCGAAGAACTAGAATCTGATATTGATGGACTCCTTGAACGGATACCAGGTGTTCAACAAATGTTGGCCATCACAGGAATCGGCAAGGACACTTTAGCTGGCTTCTTTTCGGAAGTAGGGAATTTAAGTTACTATTCTCACCCTCGACAAATCATCAAGTTAGCTGGGGTGAGTTTAAAGGAGAATACCTCTGGAAAGCACAAAGGACAAACGAAGATTACAAAGAGAGGCAGGAAGACACTAAGGGCTCTCCTCTTCCGAGTAGCAATGCCTTTGGTAGCTAAGAACACTGCTTTTAAAGCTTTACATGAGTATTTTACAACACGTAAAACAAATCCTCTAAAGAAAATGCAGTCTCTTATAGCGATATGTAATAAGCTGATACGAATTCTTTTTACGATTGGTACAAAACAATGTGAATTTAGTGAAGATAGAATGTTGAAGGATATTCCCCATATGGCACCATTACTGAAAGCAGCTTAGGGTTCATTAGTTAATATTCAATGGGTTTTATTTTGGAATATGATTTAGACATTTGAAGCACGGATTAGTCAGTAAAACAATTAAAGTACGGACTTTGATCCTGTCGGGCAGCATCACTGACATCCACCTCATGGAAAGGTTGGACGAAGGAATTTTGGAGCGTAGACTCTGTGAGACATGGGAGGGTTGACCTCCATGAGACATGTGGACATCCACCAGTGCGACCATACTTTTACTAGTTAACCACTTTTTGGATTAAAGTGGCTAGGTAGGTGAGCTTTCTTTTTCTCTTCGTGACCAAAATTACCCTTACTTTCAACATCTATCCATACTTAAAGTGTCTTATATAAATAAATCTTATAGCAAACTTAAGAATAAGCGAGAAATCAAGAGTTATCTCTTTCTTTATAGAGGGAGTATAGTTGAAGAAAAGAAGCTAACATTCCACTCGAATATATTTTTGAGGTCAACACATCAACACATTATGTAGAAAAGATTCAAAAGCGGAAGTGGAGCAATTGCCCTTTTTCTAAAAGAAAAAGAACGGTAAATAACCGTTCTTTAAGTAGTAATCTATAATTTTGTTTCACCATCAATAACAGTTAGGAATCTATTATTCCAAATAGACTCATGATGATTAATAATATCACTTGCATTTAAAATTACACCATTTAATGTACTATGTGTCTCTTTCAAAAGTAGATTTTTTTGATACCCTAAACTAAAGGCAGCTCTAATAGTTGTGTCGAGACAAAACTCAGTCTGTGCTCCTGCAAAAATGAGTTGTTCTATTTCATTGGTTCTTAAATAATCTAAGAGTTCAGTTTGATAGAACGAATCCCATTTTGATTTTTTGATAATTTTATCGGTAGAGGATACTAATAAATTTTTATGAAGTTTCCAGTCATTTTTCCCTTCAAAAAGTTCGTCTTTTTCGTTTTGGCTAGTATGTTGAATGAAGATAACTTGTATATTTTTTTCATGAGCTTGCTTAATTTGCTCATTTATATTAATAACTAATTGCTCATTATTAAATAAATAGTTTTGGGGATAATTAAAGAAAATTTCTTGCATATCAATGATTATTAGAGCCTGTTTCATCAAATAACACTTCCTGTTAGTTTCTTTTTAAATATACCAAGTGGAAATTAAATTTTGCAATAAAAGAAAATGTCCTTGTGGAACTAACGGGGCAGGTTAGCTCTATAAGAAATTGAACCAATAGGTAATAATTGTTAAAATTAAAATAGAGAGAATTGGAGAACAGCTAACTAAACAAGTGCATTGAAGGAGATTATGAAATGAGTTTTATAGAAGCAGATTATGAATGGTTTAAATTAATCAATAGTAAAGTCCAACAATATCCATTATTAGATAACATAATGATTTTCTTTGCGGAATATGTTCAATATGCTTTTGTTTTATTAATTTTGATGTTATGGCTACTAAATAAAAGTAATTTCCGTGTGATAGCTTTTCAGGCTATGTTTTCATTTACTTTGGCTTATTCAATAAATAGAATTATTGAGTTATTC
Proteins encoded in this window:
- a CDS encoding IS110 family transposase yields the protein MNYNQNEKIAQITSETLIIGVDIAKYKHVARAQDFRGLEFGTPCHFENTKSHFDLFLGWIKYLMEQHGMDKVIIGMEPTVHYWLNLAHFLKEEEIKFVVVNPMHVKKSKELDDNSPTKNDVKDAKVIAQLVKDGRYAEPNIPQGVYAELRVARKIRDLLFVDLQAVQGQIQDRYFPEFFTVYKDWEGKAALQILKLNVLPHELERVEEQEILIHLRKAVKRAVGLSKIQELKRVAKDSIGIRGGSRMAKLELRTLLDKYELINEKFEELESDIDGLLERIPGVQQMLAITGIGKDTLAGFFSEVGNLSYYSHPRQIIKLAGVSLKENTSGKHKGQTKITKRGRKTLRALLFRVAMPLVAKNTAFKALHEYFTTRKTNPLKKMQSLIAICNKLIRILFTIGTKQCEFSEDRMLKDIPHMAPLLKAA
- a CDS encoding isochorismatase family protein, producing MKQALIIIDMQEIFFNYPQNYLFNNEQLVININEQIKQAHEKNIQVIFIQHTSQNEKDELFEGKNDWKLHKNLLVSSTDKIIKKSKWDSFYQTELLDYLRTNEIEQLIFAGAQTEFCLDTTIRAAFSLGYQKNLLLKETHSTLNGVILNASDIINHHESIWNNRFLTVIDGETKL